In one Tindallia californiensis genomic region, the following are encoded:
- a CDS encoding cysteine hydrolase family protein, giving the protein MPRHAILVIDMLNDFVGEKAPLRCPGGDDIIEPLQKLFEWVRNRQDDDVHLVHIQEAHRKHDADFRVRPVHAVDGTWGSDFIPALYPEGDEYIVKKRRHSGFAHTDLDLYLKEENIDTVVVTGVWTNVCVRSTATDALANAYKVITLSDGCASKTDAMHEHGLVDLSIFTKVMSIDEYIDAWNKGEDPWIGGGDAENKVE; this is encoded by the coding sequence ATGCCAAGACATGCTATTTTAGTTATTGATATGTTAAATGATTTTGTCGGAGAAAAAGCACCTCTCCGATGCCCCGGTGGCGATGATATTATCGAACCTTTACAGAAGCTGTTTGAGTGGGTCAGGAATCGTCAGGATGACGATGTTCATCTGGTTCATATTCAGGAAGCGCATCGAAAACACGATGCCGATTTTCGCGTAAGACCTGTTCATGCCGTAGATGGAACCTGGGGTTCTGACTTTATACCAGCTCTTTATCCAGAAGGAGATGAGTATATCGTAAAGAAAAGACGTCATAGCGGATTTGCTCATACGGATTTAGATCTTTACCTAAAAGAAGAAAATATCGATACGGTTGTGGTGACAGGTGTCTGGACAAATGTTTGCGTTCGAAGTACCGCTACAGATGCTTTAGCCAACGCCTACAAAGTTATCACCCTTAGCGATGGTTGTGCTTCTAAGACAGATGCAATGCATGAACATGGTTTGGTAGATCTTAGTATTTTCACTAAAGTAATGTCTATTGACGAATACATTGATGCCTGGAACAAGGGAGAAGATCCTTGGATCGGTGGAGGCGACGCTGAAAATAAGGTGGAGTAG